One segment of Streptomyces sp. NBC_00576 DNA contains the following:
- a CDS encoding 3,4-dihydroxyphenylacetate 2,3-dioxygenase, translating into MGEIVGAGLLAHVPTIVLPEADRLELNEGKEITLVTGLRQLRKDVFESDTADEYDTVVVLDSHWATTVEFVVSGQHRRAGLFTSEELPRGMCRVPYDYPGDPELAQNIAQFADKHGTWITPIDDDYLPVYYATINLWKFLGEGLPDKRWVTIGVCQTGDMEDHLRLGRALADGIAATPGRRVLVIASGALSHTFWPLRQIRDHEASDPAHIFTPEARAADEERIAWFKEGRHDKVLDTMPEFWKHKPEAKFFHYLMMAGALGEQACSAPARQYGEYENSVGTGQVHLWFDRPAGGWTAPRTPVQEP; encoded by the coding sequence ATGGGTGAGATCGTCGGGGCGGGCCTGCTCGCCCATGTGCCCACCATCGTGCTGCCGGAGGCCGACCGGCTGGAGCTGAACGAGGGCAAGGAGATCACCCTCGTCACCGGGCTCCGTCAACTGCGCAAGGACGTCTTCGAGAGCGATACCGCCGACGAGTACGACACCGTCGTCGTCCTCGACTCGCACTGGGCGACCACCGTGGAGTTCGTCGTCAGCGGCCAGCACCGCCGGGCCGGTCTCTTCACCTCCGAGGAGTTGCCGCGAGGCATGTGCCGGGTGCCTTACGACTATCCCGGGGACCCCGAACTCGCCCAGAACATCGCCCAGTTCGCCGACAAGCACGGCACCTGGATCACCCCGATCGACGACGACTACCTGCCGGTCTACTACGCCACGATCAATCTGTGGAAGTTCCTCGGCGAGGGGCTGCCCGACAAGAGGTGGGTGACCATCGGGGTCTGTCAGACCGGGGACATGGAGGATCATCTGCGGTTGGGGCGCGCGCTCGCCGACGGAATCGCCGCCACTCCGGGGCGCCGGGTCCTCGTCATCGCCTCCGGTGCCCTTTCGCACACCTTCTGGCCGCTGCGTCAGATCCGCGACCACGAGGCCAGCGACCCGGCGCACATCTTCACGCCGGAGGCCCGCGCCGCCGACGAGGAGCGCATCGCATGGTTCAAGGAGGGCCGCCACGACAAGGTCCTCGACACCATGCCGGAGTTCTGGAAGCACAAGCCCGAGGCGAAGTTCTTCCACTACCTGATGATGGCCGGCGCCCTCGGCGAGCAGGCCTGCAGCGCACCCGCCCGCCAGTACGGCGAGTACGAGAACTCCGTCGGCACCGGCCAGGTCCACCTGTGGTTCGACCGCCCCGCCGGTGGCTGGACCGCCCCCCGAACCCCCGTACAGGAGCCCTGA
- a CDS encoding aldehyde dehydrogenase translates to MSDKIVVAGVGVDTRHWIGGERVASATTFTDTSPIDGRALGEIARGGPAEASAAVAAAKAAFPGWAATSRTERARVLHAIADGVEKRIEELAIVETNDNGALLRSHRRGVMPRVAHNFRFFADWLLKLDHEDFETRGHTNHVSWDPAGPSVLITPWNAPLMLATWKVAPALAAGNTVILKPAEWSPLTASLLADIAAEAGLPAGVLNVVQGYGSEIGDALTSHPVVRRISFTGSVPTAQHIAASAAANLTPLSLELGGKSPLLVFADADLELAVDLAVEQYDNAGQVCLAATRILVEESIADEFTRRFIDKATQLTQGDPRDETTDLGPNIHPRQLEKIDGFVQRALAAGARAVIGGHRTEADGQYYAPTLLTEVAQDSEIVQEEVFGPVLTLQTFADEDEAVRLANDTRFGLAATLATGDPERAERVTARLVAGTIWVNCFFVRDLQAPFGGSRLSGVGREGGTWSFDFYCDVKNTVTAPNGWNNHG, encoded by the coding sequence ATGTCCGACAAGATTGTTGTCGCCGGAGTCGGTGTCGACACCCGGCACTGGATCGGTGGTGAACGCGTCGCATCCGCCACCACATTCACCGACACCTCGCCCATCGACGGTCGCGCCCTCGGTGAGATCGCTCGCGGTGGGCCCGCCGAGGCCTCCGCGGCCGTCGCCGCCGCCAAGGCGGCCTTCCCTGGCTGGGCCGCGACCTCGCGCACCGAACGGGCCCGCGTCCTGCACGCCATCGCCGACGGTGTCGAGAAGCGGATCGAAGAACTCGCCATCGTCGAGACCAACGACAACGGCGCCCTCCTCCGCTCGCACCGCCGGGGTGTGATGCCCCGGGTCGCGCACAACTTCCGTTTCTTCGCGGACTGGCTGCTGAAGCTGGACCACGAGGACTTCGAGACCCGCGGCCACACGAACCACGTCTCGTGGGACCCGGCGGGCCCGAGCGTCCTGATCACCCCGTGGAACGCGCCCCTCATGCTGGCCACCTGGAAGGTCGCCCCGGCGCTCGCCGCCGGCAACACGGTGATCCTCAAGCCCGCCGAGTGGTCCCCCCTCACCGCGTCCCTGCTGGCCGACATCGCCGCCGAGGCAGGACTGCCGGCCGGAGTGCTGAACGTCGTCCAGGGCTACGGTTCCGAGATCGGCGACGCCCTCACCTCGCACCCGGTCGTACGGCGGATCAGCTTCACCGGGTCCGTGCCGACCGCCCAGCACATCGCCGCCTCGGCCGCCGCGAACCTCACCCCGCTCAGCCTCGAACTCGGCGGAAAGTCACCGCTGTTGGTGTTCGCCGACGCCGATCTGGAACTGGCCGTCGATCTCGCCGTCGAGCAGTACGACAACGCAGGGCAGGTCTGTCTGGCCGCGACCCGCATTCTCGTCGAGGAGTCGATCGCCGACGAGTTCACTCGACGATTCATCGACAAAGCAACGCAGTTGACGCAAGGAGACCCGCGCGACGAAACCACCGACCTGGGCCCCAACATCCACCCACGTCAGCTGGAGAAGATCGACGGCTTCGTGCAGCGGGCCCTCGCCGCCGGGGCACGGGCCGTGATCGGCGGGCACCGTACGGAGGCGGACGGGCAGTACTACGCGCCCACCCTGCTCACCGAGGTCGCCCAGGACTCGGAGATCGTCCAGGAGGAGGTCTTCGGGCCGGTCCTGACCCTCCAGACCTTCGCCGACGAGGACGAAGCCGTCCGGCTGGCCAACGACACCCGGTTCGGTCTCGCCGCCACCCTCGCCACCGGTGACCCCGAGCGCGCCGAACGCGTCACCGCGCGGCTCGTCGCGGGCACGATCTGGGTCAACTGCTTCTTCGTACGCGACCTCCAGGCACCCTTCGGCGGCTCCCGCCTCTCCGGGGTCGGCCGCGAGGGCGGCACCTGGAGCTTCGACTTCTACTGCGACGTCAAGAACACCGTCACCGCGCCGAACGGATGGAACAACCATGGGTGA
- a CDS encoding acetoacetate decarboxylase family protein, with translation MTGPRGFFHPKTASGASSLVPAPPWRYSGDLLTVEYRTDPSRVRELLPEPLELADEDPGAVALIWADWQSCSQSGDELLDPVRGQYKEAFAVVRCKYRGETYSRCVYIWVDKDFAIARGLHQGYPKKFGSIHQTRPHPYGPAPRIEAGARFGATLAAADRRLAQAVVTLREPSLTNGFVNGHPMAHHRWLPSIENGKGLALDELIESGAASFEGGQAWAGDAELELFSAPTEELDRLEIREPIAAYYRQVGVVWDGGRLLESGTSGVGAS, from the coding sequence GTGACCGGTCCCCGTGGGTTCTTCCATCCCAAGACGGCGAGCGGTGCCTCGTCGCTCGTCCCCGCGCCGCCCTGGCGCTACTCGGGGGACCTGCTGACCGTCGAGTACCGCACGGACCCCTCGCGGGTGCGTGAACTGCTGCCCGAGCCACTGGAGTTGGCCGACGAGGATCCGGGTGCGGTCGCCCTGATCTGGGCCGACTGGCAGTCGTGCTCGCAGTCCGGGGACGAGCTGCTGGATCCCGTGCGGGGGCAGTACAAGGAGGCGTTCGCGGTCGTTCGCTGCAAGTACCGGGGCGAGACGTACTCGCGGTGCGTCTACATCTGGGTCGACAAGGACTTCGCGATCGCTCGCGGCCTGCACCAGGGGTATCCGAAGAAGTTCGGGTCGATTCACCAGACCCGTCCGCATCCGTACGGGCCCGCTCCGCGGATCGAGGCGGGGGCGCGGTTCGGGGCGACCCTGGCTGCGGCGGACCGGCGGTTGGCGCAGGCGGTGGTGACTCTGCGGGAGCCTTCTTTGACGAACGGGTTCGTCAATGGGCATCCCATGGCTCATCATCGCTGGCTGCCGTCGATCGAGAACGGCAAGGGGTTGGCTCTGGACGAGTTGATCGAGTCGGGGGCGGCGTCGTTCGAGGGTGGGCAGGCGTGGGCCGGGGACGCGGAGTTGGAGTTGTTCTCGGCGCCTACTGAGGAGCTGGACCGGCTGGAGATTCGTGAGCCGATTGCCGCGTACTACCGCCAAGTTGGCGTCGTTTGGGATGGCGGGCGGTTGTTGGAGTCGGGGACTTCGGGGGTGGGTGCCTCTTGA
- a CDS encoding NAD(P)/FAD-dependent oxidoreductase has translation MVVVGASMAGLRAAEQLRAAGWTGAVTVVGDEPHMPYNRPPLSKEVLAGKAAFDSLAFTPKGSTADVEWRLGTKAVAARLDERAIDLDDGSTLSYDGLVAATGMRPRRLRCPGPQTGRHTVRTLTDARGLRDELTRPGVRVVVVGAGFIGCEVAATAVALGVTEVTVVDPLPLPMVGPLGELLAGALLRRHEERGVRFALGTAVAGFEGGDRVTGVVLGDGTVLPADVVVESVGSVANVEWLDGNGLDVGDGVLTDEWLRVGGRAEVVAVGDVARFPNARYDGVPRRVEHWSIPADTAKHAAKSLAAHLAGREGELAPFAPLPTFWSDQHDFRLQSFGAPVLGIDDVRVLDGDPDGDVLVGYHVGERLVGVVALGGHAVATKAARYRAELLKQPALTVQGASK, from the coding sequence GTGGTCGTCGTCGGCGCGTCCATGGCCGGGCTGCGCGCCGCCGAGCAGCTGCGGGCGGCCGGCTGGACCGGGGCTGTCACGGTCGTCGGCGACGAACCGCACATGCCCTACAACCGCCCTCCGCTGTCCAAGGAGGTACTGGCCGGCAAGGCCGCCTTCGACTCCCTCGCCTTCACCCCGAAGGGGTCGACGGCGGACGTGGAGTGGCGCCTCGGTACGAAGGCCGTCGCGGCCCGTCTCGACGAGCGCGCCATCGACCTCGACGACGGCTCGACCCTCTCCTACGACGGTCTGGTCGCCGCCACCGGAATGCGCCCCCGGCGCCTGCGCTGCCCCGGCCCGCAGACCGGCCGCCACACCGTACGCACCCTCACCGACGCCCGGGGCCTGCGCGACGAGCTGACCCGGCCCGGCGTCAGGGTCGTCGTGGTCGGCGCCGGATTCATCGGCTGCGAGGTCGCCGCCACGGCCGTCGCACTCGGAGTCACCGAGGTCACCGTCGTCGATCCGCTGCCCCTGCCCATGGTGGGACCCCTCGGCGAACTCCTCGCCGGCGCGCTGCTCCGGCGGCACGAGGAACGCGGGGTGCGCTTCGCGCTCGGCACGGCAGTCGCCGGGTTCGAGGGCGGCGACCGGGTCACCGGCGTCGTACTCGGCGACGGTACGGTCCTGCCGGCCGACGTCGTCGTGGAGTCGGTCGGTTCCGTCGCCAACGTCGAGTGGCTGGACGGCAACGGGCTCGACGTCGGCGACGGCGTTCTCACCGACGAGTGGCTCAGGGTGGGCGGGCGCGCGGAGGTCGTCGCGGTGGGCGACGTGGCCCGCTTCCCCAACGCCCGCTACGACGGCGTACCCCGCCGCGTCGAGCACTGGTCGATCCCTGCGGACACCGCGAAGCACGCCGCGAAGTCGCTGGCCGCTCATCTGGCGGGCAGGGAAGGGGAGTTGGCGCCCTTCGCGCCGCTGCCCACCTTCTGGAGCGACCAGCACGACTTCCGGCTGCAGTCCTTCGGGGCGCCCGTGCTCGGTATCGATGACGTGCGGGTGCTGGACGGCGATCCGGACGGAGACGTTCTTGTCGGCTACCACGTCGGGGAGCGGCTCGTCGGCGTCGTCGCCCTCGGGGGGCATGCCGTGGCCACGAAGGCAGCCCGTTACCGCGCCGAACTGCTCAAGCAGCCCGCCCTCACTGTGCAAGGAGCCTCCAAGTGA
- a CDS encoding ferredoxin, giving the protein MKVVVDMNKCQDHGQCVFAAPDVFSMDDDGHLLYVSDPDDALRDEVEEAADVCPLQAIRIED; this is encoded by the coding sequence ATGAAGGTCGTCGTCGACATGAACAAGTGCCAGGACCACGGCCAGTGCGTCTTCGCGGCACCCGACGTCTTCTCGATGGACGACGACGGTCACCTGCTGTACGTCTCCGACCCCGACGACGCGCTTCGTGACGAGGTCGAAGAGGCCGCGGACGTCTGCCCGCTCCAGGCCATCCGGATCGAGGACTGA
- a CDS encoding glutamine synthetase family protein, which yields MSAIDLPEVRRHIERLTAEGIDVVRVVYPDLIGTDRARDVLVDELPRACEHGLAFCRAVYHTSPQGDVVPVSGGLDAGLPDICVRPDLSTLVALPWEPGVAVCLGDVVDPATGSPAPESPRDLLRAVLDRCAEHGLRPVVGPELEYFLCDPTPAGASGWQRYNRDTGAVYTAGLRADPDNHLLRTLRHVRDLHIGVLSGNHEFDGGQFEINLLHSEAMSAADRAFRFKAAIKELARKEGRLATFMAKPFNDAGGSGFHLHLSCEDTEGHNAFDDPAGPYGLSATARHAAAGLLAHAPALAALLNPTVNSYKRFGPDTLAPWLIDWGLDNRSAMVRVPPERGPGARLELRLGDASANPYLAIAGAAAAALLGVLAGQEPSAPLEGYGYDPDRSAVLPMSLPASLDALEADTALTEVLGKDFVASFLAYKRNEVERFQRHVTDWEFTEYAYHL from the coding sequence GTGAGCGCAATCGACCTTCCAGAAGTCCGTCGGCACATCGAGCGGCTCACCGCCGAGGGCATCGACGTGGTCCGGGTGGTCTATCCCGACCTCATCGGCACCGACCGCGCCCGTGACGTACTCGTCGACGAGCTGCCGCGCGCCTGCGAGCACGGGCTCGCCTTCTGCCGGGCCGTCTACCACACCAGCCCGCAGGGCGATGTGGTCCCGGTCAGCGGCGGCCTGGACGCGGGGCTGCCCGACATCTGCGTACGACCCGATCTGTCCACCCTGGTCGCCCTGCCCTGGGAGCCCGGCGTCGCGGTCTGCCTCGGGGACGTCGTCGACCCGGCGACCGGCTCACCGGCGCCCGAGTCGCCCCGCGATCTGCTCCGCGCGGTCCTCGACCGGTGCGCCGAGCACGGGCTGCGGCCCGTCGTCGGACCCGAACTGGAGTACTTCCTGTGCGATCCCACGCCGGCGGGCGCGAGCGGCTGGCAGCGGTACAACCGGGACACGGGCGCCGTCTACACGGCCGGCCTGCGCGCCGACCCCGACAACCATCTCCTGCGCACCCTGCGCCATGTACGGGATCTGCACATCGGCGTGCTCAGCGGCAACCACGAGTTCGACGGCGGGCAGTTCGAGATCAACCTGCTGCACTCGGAGGCCATGTCGGCGGCCGACCGTGCCTTCCGTTTCAAGGCCGCGATCAAGGAGCTGGCACGCAAGGAAGGCAGACTCGCCACCTTCATGGCGAAGCCCTTCAACGACGCGGGCGGCTCCGGCTTCCACCTCCACCTGTCCTGCGAAGACACCGAGGGGCACAACGCCTTCGACGACCCGGCCGGCCCGTACGGACTCTCCGCCACGGCACGGCACGCGGCCGCCGGTCTCCTCGCCCACGCGCCCGCCCTCGCCGCGCTGCTCAACCCGACCGTCAACTCGTACAAGCGCTTCGGGCCGGACACCCTCGCGCCCTGGCTGATCGACTGGGGGCTCGACAACCGCAGCGCCATGGTCCGGGTCCCGCCGGAGCGCGGGCCAGGGGCCAGGCTCGAACTGCGGCTCGGCGACGCCAGCGCCAACCCGTACCTCGCGATCGCCGGGGCCGCGGCCGCCGCGCTCCTCGGTGTGCTGGCCGGTCAGGAGCCGTCGGCCCCGCTGGAGGGCTACGGCTACGACCCCGACAGGTCCGCCGTACTGCCGATGAGCCTGCCGGCCTCCCTCGACGCCCTGGAGGCGGACACCGCGCTGACCGAGGTGCTCGGCAAGGACTTCGTCGCCTCCTTCCTCGCCTACAAGCGCAACGAGGTCGAGCGCTTCCAACGGCACGTCACCGACTGGGAGTTCACCGAGTACGCGTACCACCTCTGA